A region from the Leptolyngbya iicbica LK genome encodes:
- the panB gene encoding 3-methyl-2-oxobutanoate hydroxymethyltransferase, which produces MAVRVNQFAAWKQQGQTVAVLTAWDYMSGQMADQAGADMVLVGDSLAMVALGYDNTLPLTLDEMVHHAKAVRRGVKNALLAVDLPFLSFQIAEAEAMQAAGRLLKEAGAQAIKLEGGYPRMAATIQRLVEAGIPVVGHVGLTPQSVNQVGGFQKQGKSPEAADRILQEAIAIEKAGAFAIVLEHIPAKLARTITETLNITTIGIGAGQFCDAQVLVTADVLGLSDWQPPFAKRYANLRDQGIQAARAFCDEVRSRQFP; this is translated from the coding sequence ATGGCAGTTCGGGTCAATCAATTTGCAGCGTGGAAGCAGCAAGGTCAAACAGTCGCCGTGCTGACCGCCTGGGATTATATGTCGGGGCAAATGGCCGACCAAGCGGGGGCTGACATGGTGTTGGTGGGCGACTCTTTAGCCATGGTGGCGCTGGGGTATGACAACACCTTGCCTTTGACCCTGGATGAAATGGTGCATCACGCTAAAGCGGTGCGACGCGGCGTCAAGAACGCTCTATTGGCGGTTGATTTACCGTTTTTGAGTTTCCAAATTGCTGAGGCTGAGGCGATGCAGGCAGCCGGTCGCCTACTCAAAGAGGCAGGTGCCCAAGCCATCAAACTAGAGGGGGGCTATCCGCGCATGGCGGCCACTATTCAACGGCTGGTTGAGGCTGGGATTCCTGTCGTGGGGCACGTGGGGTTGACGCCGCAATCAGTCAATCAGGTGGGAGGCTTTCAGAAGCAGGGCAAGTCACCAGAAGCGGCCGATCGCATTTTGCAAGAGGCGATCGCGATTGAAAAAGCTGGAGCCTTTGCCATTGTGCTGGAGCACATCCCCGCCAAACTCGCGAGAACCATTACCGAAACGCTGAACATTACCACCATTGGCATTGGGGCCGGACAATTCTGCGATGCCCAGGTGCTCGTGACGGCAGACGTGCTCGGCCTTTCTGACTGGCAGCCGCCCTTTGCCAAACGCTATGCTAATCTGCGCGACCAAGGTATTCAGGCCGCCAGAGCGTTTTGCGACGAGGTGCGATCGCGCCAGTTTCCCTGA
- a CDS encoding diguanylate cyclase domain-containing protein — MGTLPKSTLATMQVLVDALASGENNLFEAFPIGVVMHDAAGAIAYLNQAAKDLLGLENRSLQHLGITNLVNICGFRQLNTQHPYATDCLPSFQALQGNATTVEDIVVMRDDRYLILHSQAYPLQQDSDRIVGAIAVYQDITAQVQCATMVAKSATLLGAQIQHQTTALEHEILIRQWREKELHDHLKWQRFAEAVPGGLYSLRVGPDRSMTCEFLNQQAASIFGTSQQELGQDPARVVFSQMTVSDRQALRRQAIQSIRSQSMLVYEWRSVAPDGQVRWLKTRAQAESRQDGSVCWHGLLWTDSDRDNVNREGLNPAAPLAAILRAIPDLIVRADHQGYYLSHVRTNPTVDVVPHDLDICGHHITDYLPPLVAQQQLELIRQALATGLIQTAEQVVPINGKQQYEEVRVVPCGNNEVLLIVRDISDRKTAEQAHENLASQHHRIIAALPDLMFRVNREGYWLGYVHSNAKLDCLPAGYDPTGRHITENVPAAIAQQQLHYIEQAIVTGQLQVFEQTLFVNNRTQHEEVRIVPQGADEVLFIVRDITDRKTAELALKQSEQEKQAILSAIPDLMMRLHRDGTFLGYFRTENTGDLLKGVDDIEGRNIFEFAHNDFYRDHINHQMEAVRQVLDSGQMVVYEQTVPTASGWQHEEVRITPINEDEALLIVQNINERKQAEIALQKSEAQKQAILKSMPDLMFHMRQDGVILDYMAGHDFADLLDHVESRVGQNLWDLATTDTLLAHVQRKMEATQQALATGQMQVYEQRTKVGEILQQEEVRIVPVSESEVLVMIRDITDRKRIEAELRMANERLAKLSFTDSLTTLANRRRLDQHLAREWQRSHRQQEPISLILFDLDYFKRFNDTYGHQRGDQCLYEVARAAVDVVQRSSDLVARYGGEEFAVVLSNTPLKGAFTIARRICEAIRALQIPHSASDVEQVVTASLGVSAIIPTAEQKPNVLIRQADQALYAAKQAGRNNCQCFISR; from the coding sequence ATGGGCACCTTACCAAAATCAACTCTAGCAACGATGCAAGTGCTCGTTGATGCCCTGGCATCTGGAGAAAATAACCTGTTTGAGGCTTTCCCAATTGGTGTGGTGATGCACGATGCGGCAGGGGCGATCGCATATTTAAACCAAGCTGCCAAAGACCTTTTGGGACTGGAAAATCGCTCCCTTCAACATCTTGGGATCACTAACCTGGTAAACATCTGCGGCTTTCGGCAACTCAATACCCAACACCCCTATGCAACTGATTGCCTGCCTAGTTTTCAGGCCTTACAGGGGAATGCGACGACGGTCGAAGATATTGTCGTGATGCGCGATGATCGCTACTTAATTTTGCATTCTCAAGCCTATCCTTTGCAACAAGATAGCGATCGCATTGTGGGGGCGATCGCCGTTTATCAAGACATCACGGCCCAAGTGCAATGTGCAACGATGGTCGCTAAGTCTGCTACCCTACTCGGAGCACAAATTCAACATCAAACTACGGCTTTAGAACACGAAATTCTCATTCGACAATGGCGTGAGAAAGAATTGCATGATCATCTGAAATGGCAGCGGTTTGCTGAAGCAGTGCCGGGGGGGCTGTATTCCCTGCGAGTTGGCCCTGATCGGTCGATGACCTGTGAATTTCTGAATCAGCAGGCGGCATCAATCTTTGGCACAAGTCAGCAAGAACTTGGTCAAGATCCGGCTCGCGTTGTCTTTAGCCAAATGACGGTCAGCGATCGCCAGGCCCTGCGACGCCAGGCCATTCAGAGTATCCGATCACAATCGATGTTGGTGTATGAATGGCGCAGCGTCGCCCCCGATGGCCAGGTGCGTTGGCTCAAAACACGAGCCCAAGCCGAATCGCGCCAAGATGGCTCAGTCTGCTGGCATGGGCTGCTGTGGACCGACAGCGACCGCGATAACGTCAACCGTGAGGGGCTCAATCCGGCTGCACCTCTGGCGGCGATTTTACGAGCTATTCCTGATCTCATTGTGCGGGCTGATCACCAGGGCTACTACCTCAGTCACGTTCGCACCAATCCCACCGTTGATGTTGTGCCGCACGACTTAGATATTTGTGGACATCACATTACGGATTATCTGCCGCCGTTGGTGGCCCAACAACAGCTAGAACTGATTCGTCAAGCGTTGGCGACAGGACTGATTCAGACGGCTGAACAGGTTGTGCCCATCAATGGCAAACAGCAGTACGAGGAAGTCCGAGTTGTGCCCTGTGGCAACAATGAGGTGTTGCTGATTGTGCGCGATATCAGCGATCGCAAGACTGCTGAGCAGGCCCATGAAAACCTTGCCAGCCAACACCACCGCATCATTGCGGCTCTGCCTGACTTGATGTTTCGCGTCAATCGTGAGGGCTATTGGTTAGGGTATGTGCATTCCAACGCAAAGCTAGACTGCCTGCCAGCGGGGTATGATCCAACTGGACGGCATATTACCGAGAATGTCCCCGCTGCGATCGCTCAGCAACAACTGCACTACATCGAGCAGGCGATCGTCACGGGACAGCTACAAGTTTTTGAACAAACCCTATTTGTCAATAACCGGACGCAACATGAAGAAGTGCGCATCGTGCCCCAAGGGGCGGATGAAGTGTTGTTTATCGTGCGCGATATTACTGATCGCAAAACTGCCGAATTGGCATTGAAACAGAGTGAACAAGAAAAGCAGGCAATTCTGTCAGCTATCCCTGATTTAATGATGCGTTTGCATCGAGATGGCACTTTCCTCGGTTATTTCAGAACTGAAAACACGGGTGATTTGCTCAAAGGGGTGGATGACATTGAGGGGCGCAATATTTTTGAGTTTGCCCACAATGATTTTTATCGTGACCACATCAATCATCAAATGGAAGCCGTGCGGCAAGTGTTAGACAGCGGACAAATGGTGGTTTATGAACAAACGGTGCCGACAGCTTCAGGTTGGCAGCATGAGGAAGTCAGAATCACGCCAATCAACGAAGATGAAGCCTTGTTGATCGTTCAAAATATCAATGAGCGGAAACAAGCAGAAATCGCTTTGCAGAAGAGCGAAGCGCAAAAGCAGGCAATCCTCAAATCTATGCCTGACCTGATGTTTCACATGCGGCAGGATGGCGTGATTTTGGATTATATGGCAGGTCATGACTTTGCCGACCTGCTAGACCATGTGGAAAGCCGAGTCGGTCAAAATCTTTGGGACTTGGCCACAACCGATACGCTGCTGGCACACGTACAGCGCAAAATGGAGGCGACCCAACAAGCACTGGCTACTGGGCAAATGCAGGTCTATGAGCAACGCACCAAAGTAGGGGAGATCTTGCAGCAAGAAGAGGTGCGCATTGTGCCGGTCAGCGAGAGTGAGGTGTTGGTCATGATTCGTGACATTACCGATCGCAAACGCATTGAAGCCGAACTGCGTATGGCCAATGAGCGCTTAGCGAAGTTGTCTTTTACTGACTCGCTCACGACATTGGCCAATCGCCGCCGCCTCGACCAGCATTTGGCACGAGAATGGCAGCGATCGCACCGGCAGCAAGAACCGATTTCTTTGATTTTGTTTGACCTCGATTATTTCAAGCGCTTTAACGACACCTACGGACATCAACGGGGTGATCAGTGTTTGTATGAGGTCGCCCGCGCCGCTGTGGACGTCGTACAGCGATCGTCTGATTTAGTCGCTCGCTACGGGGGGGAAGAGTTTGCCGTTGTGCTCTCTAACACGCCGTTGAAAGGGGCCTTCACCATCGCCCGACGAATTTGTGAGGCGATTCGCGCCCTCCAAATTCCCCATAGCGCCTCTGACGTGGAGCAAGTGGTGACCGCCAGCCTGGGCGTGAGCGCCATCATTCCCACCGCTGAGCAAAAGCCGAATGTGCTGATTCGCCAGGCTGACCAAGCGCTGTATGCGGCTAAGCAAGCTGGCCGCAACAATTGCCAATGCTTTATCAGCCGCTAA
- a CDS encoding alpha/beta fold hydrolase, producing MTSDAQTFVIPDFELQCGVTLPEVRLVYQTYGELSRDRRNVILYPTSYGAQHHDIDWLIGRDRILDPTRYFIVIPNQLGNGLSTSPSNDEHCGLAEDGFWFTHYDNIRAQEQMLREVFGIDRLALVYGWSMGAQQAYYWGSHYPDRVERIAALCGTAKTTDHNKIFLWSLRSALTADPAWNGHRFTAIPDRGYPAYARIYASWAASQAYYREQPYLQFGYESLEDYLLRGWEANYRKRDPHNLIAMIDTWLRCDVGNTPTFQGDYAKALSTIQAHTLVMPATTDLYFTPDDCAAEAQMIARATYTPIPSIWGHRAGHPYQNPEDEAFIRQAVTTLLQA from the coding sequence ATGACCTCTGATGCTCAAACCTTTGTCATTCCGGACTTTGAGTTGCAGTGTGGGGTGACCCTGCCGGAAGTGCGACTGGTTTACCAAACCTATGGGGAACTGAGCCGCGATCGCCGCAATGTGATTTTGTACCCCACCTCATACGGGGCGCAGCATCACGATATTGACTGGCTGATTGGCCGCGATCGCATTCTCGACCCCACGCGCTATTTCATCGTCATTCCCAATCAGTTGGGCAACGGCCTTTCCACCTCGCCGAGCAACGATGAGCACTGCGGCTTGGCCGAAGACGGATTCTGGTTCACCCACTACGACAACATTCGCGCTCAGGAGCAGATGTTGCGCGAGGTTTTCGGCATTGACCGATTAGCGCTGGTTTACGGTTGGTCGATGGGGGCGCAGCAAGCCTATTACTGGGGCAGCCATTATCCTGACCGCGTCGAACGCATTGCGGCCCTGTGCGGCACCGCCAAAACGACAGATCACAACAAAATCTTTTTATGGAGTTTGCGATCGGCGCTGACCGCTGACCCCGCCTGGAATGGACATCGCTTCACGGCAATCCCCGATCGCGGCTATCCAGCCTATGCCCGCATCTACGCCAGTTGGGCCGCATCCCAGGCTTACTATCGCGAGCAGCCCTATCTCCAGTTCGGTTATGAATCGTTGGAAGATTATTTACTGCGGGGCTGGGAAGCGAATTATCGCAAACGCGACCCCCACAATCTCATCGCCATGATTGACACCTGGCTGCGCTGCGATGTGGGGAACACACCAACTTTTCAGGGCGATTACGCTAAAGCGCTCAGCACGATTCAGGCCCACACGTTAGTGATGCCCGCGACCACAGATCTGTATTTCACCCCCGATGATTGCGCTGCTGAAGCCCAGATGATTGCGAGGGCAACGTACACCCCCATTCCCTCAATTTGGGGACATCGCGCTGGGCATCCTTACCAAAATCCCGAAGATGAAGCCTTTATCCGGCAAGCGGTGACCACCCTTTTGCAGGCTTAG
- the solA gene encoding N-methyl-L-tryptophan oxidase, with protein sequence MAQHFDAIVVGAGGVGSAAAYYLAKAGQKVLLLEQFELDHQNGSSYGYSRVIRYTYDNPIYVNLMRDAYPLWFALQDEADEQLYIKTGGLDFGLPTEDTWQRMKTSLDEANLDYERLNQAEIAQRYPQFALDDGMEGLFNPDAGLLKTSRCVLAHVRLAQARGATVIDQTPVLSITPSNAGVTVQTASETYTCDRIVLTVGSWAKGVLAAQGIDLPLKIMPCQLGFYQPKNPSLFEPGKFPVFFAHMNGEYGEMPYGIPHEDPSIGFKITTFYGWNTVEKPSEVDYTPSQVWTERIRDWARQYIPEAAGPLISTRRCLYTLTPDKDFVVDQHPDYPQVVIGAGFSGHGFKFTTLMGKMLADLAVDGSTPHDTSLFKLSRFQLVVA encoded by the coding sequence ATGGCACAGCATTTTGATGCGATCGTCGTTGGGGCGGGTGGAGTCGGCAGTGCCGCCGCTTACTACCTAGCTAAAGCCGGGCAAAAAGTATTGCTGCTAGAGCAGTTTGAGCTCGATCACCAGAATGGCAGTTCCTACGGCTATTCCCGCGTCATTCGCTACACCTATGACAATCCCATCTATGTCAACTTGATGCGCGATGCTTACCCGCTCTGGTTTGCACTGCAAGATGAAGCTGATGAACAACTCTACATTAAAACTGGCGGCTTAGACTTTGGCTTGCCCACCGAGGATACCTGGCAGCGCATGAAGACTAGCCTGGATGAAGCGAATCTGGACTATGAGCGTCTCAATCAAGCGGAAATTGCTCAGCGCTATCCTCAATTTGCCTTAGATGACGGCATGGAGGGCTTATTCAATCCCGATGCGGGTTTGCTCAAGACCTCGCGCTGCGTTTTGGCTCACGTACGCCTCGCCCAAGCCCGTGGCGCGACCGTGATTGACCAAACTCCGGTACTGAGCATCACGCCCTCTAATGCTGGGGTGACGGTACAAACGGCGAGTGAAACTTATACGTGCGATCGCATCGTGTTGACCGTGGGCAGTTGGGCTAAGGGGGTCTTAGCGGCACAGGGTATCGACTTGCCACTCAAAATCATGCCTTGCCAACTCGGTTTCTATCAGCCCAAAAATCCCAGCCTGTTTGAACCGGGCAAGTTTCCCGTCTTCTTTGCCCACATGAACGGTGAATACGGCGAAATGCCCTATGGGATTCCCCATGAAGACCCCAGCATTGGCTTCAAAATCACCACTTTTTACGGCTGGAACACCGTTGAGAAACCCAGTGAAGTGGACTATACCCCCAGCCAGGTCTGGACGGAGCGAATTCGCGACTGGGCCAGGCAGTACATTCCTGAGGCCGCTGGGCCACTCATTTCTACCCGCCGCTGCCTCTACACGTTGACGCCCGACAAAGATTTTGTGGTCGATCAGCATCCCGACTATCCCCAAGTGGTCATTGGGGCAGGCTTCTCAGGTCATGGCTTCAAATTCACCACGCTCATGGGCAAAATGCTGGCTGATCTCGCGGTGGATGGCAGCACGCCCCATGACACCAGCTTGTTTAAGCTGTCGCGATTTCAATTAGTGGTAGCCTAA
- a CDS encoding fatty acid desaturase: MTAQEINTDPRQLLSADELKQLNERSNWRGFGQLAAHLAVMGVSAAIWATQRGHWAIALPALVIYGFSLASMFAAVHECVHRSAFASNRVNDVVGWIAGVLSGYNSTFYRRYHKWHHRFTKVPGKDPELEDLIPSNWTEYLWVMSGIPWWLGKIQGHWRIARGNFEGMPYVPETAYREVQRSTWLQLSVYGAAIALSIGFHQPWFLLYWVLPLAVGQPILRFILIAEHTGCPDGDDPLTNTRTTLTLWPLKLMMWNMPFHAEHHLYPSIPFHRLPAAHAALSPHFANVEPGYLYVNRSVVSQLGPSGT; this comes from the coding sequence ATGACGGCACAGGAGATTAACACCGATCCGCGGCAATTGTTATCGGCAGACGAATTGAAACAGTTGAACGAGCGATCGAACTGGCGGGGCTTTGGACAATTGGCCGCCCATCTTGCCGTAATGGGCGTAAGTGCTGCAATTTGGGCGACACAGCGAGGCCATTGGGCGATCGCCCTCCCAGCTTTGGTCATTTATGGGTTCAGCTTGGCATCCATGTTTGCCGCCGTGCATGAATGCGTCCATCGCTCTGCCTTTGCCAGCAATCGCGTCAACGATGTCGTCGGGTGGATTGCCGGGGTACTGTCGGGCTACAACAGCACGTTTTATCGGCGTTATCACAAGTGGCACCATCGCTTCACCAAGGTGCCGGGCAAAGATCCCGAGCTGGAAGATCTGATTCCCTCTAACTGGACTGAGTATTTGTGGGTGATGAGTGGCATTCCCTGGTGGTTGGGCAAAATTCAAGGGCACTGGCGGATTGCGCGCGGCAATTTTGAGGGCATGCCCTACGTTCCAGAAACGGCCTATCGAGAAGTGCAGCGGTCAACCTGGTTGCAGCTGAGTGTCTACGGCGCCGCGATCGCCCTTTCCATTGGTTTTCACCAACCGTGGTTTTTGCTGTACTGGGTGCTGCCATTGGCGGTGGGGCAACCAATCTTGCGGTTTATCCTCATTGCGGAGCATACCGGCTGCCCGGATGGCGATGACCCGTTGACCAATACTCGCACCACGCTGACTCTGTGGCCCCTAAAACTCATGATGTGGAACATGCCCTTCCACGCTGAACACCATTTGTATCCGTCGATTCCCTTCCACCGCTTGCCTGCGGCGCATGCAGCGTTATCCCCCCACTTCGCCAATGTGGAGCCGGGCTACCTTTATGTCAATCGCTCAGTCGTTAGCCAATTGGGGCCGTCGGGGACATGA